GTACGCCGTGGGCAGCTTGCGGTGGAAGAGAGGGTAGAGAGGAACGTTTTCAGAGATGATGTCGTAGATCTGGCCCCAGGTCGCCTTCTGGGCGGCGTCGTCGGTCGCTGACGCGGCCTCGTTGAGCAACGACGTCACCTCGGCGAACTCGGGTGTGCCCGCCCAGCGGTAGCGGCTGACCGGCCAGACCGAACCGGCGAACCACCAGCGCAGCAGAAGGTCGGCGTCGGGGCCGAACACCGACGGGTCACCGGGTGCGACCATGACCTGCAGCTCTCCGCCGTCGACCTTCTTGTACTGGCCGCCCGACTGGCCGATGTCGAGGGTCGTGGCGATGCCCACCGAGTCGAGGCTCTCCTTGATCAGCGGTGCGACGTCTTTCACCCAGGCCGTGTCGGTGGTCAGGAGCGTCACGGCGAGGTTGGAGACGCCGGCGTCTGCGAGCAACTGCTTCGCCTTGGCCGGGTCATAGCTGTAGACCGTCTTCGCCTCTACATAGGCGGGGTGGTCTTTCGGCACGAAGCTCGTCGCAGCGGTCGCGTTGCCGAGCAGCGCGGTGTTGATCACCTTGTCCATGTCGATGGCATAGAAGAAGGCCTGGCGAACGCGCTTGTCGTCGAACGGGGCGACCTGGCAGTTGAACATCATGAAGAGCAGGCCGAACGACTGCACGGAGTCGACCGTCAACGTCTTGGCCAGCCCGTCTGCATCGAGATAGGGCACGTCCTCGATGGCTTCGACCCGGCCCGACTGCGCCGCGGTGACCCGGGCTGACGCATCCGAGAGAAGATTCCAGGTCATGCCGGCGGCCAGTGCGGGCCGCGATCCGTTGTAGGCGTCGAAACGCTCGAACACGATCTTGTCGTCTTTCGTGGCCGAGACGTACTTGTACGGCCCCGAGCCCACGGGCAGGCTGTCGTAGGCAGCTTGATCGGCGGTCACCAGCGCCTTCGGAACGATCTTGACGACCGAGATGCGGGTCGGGAAGAGGCTGAAGGCGTATTTCAGCTTGAACTGCACGGTCGAGGCGTCGACAGCGGTCACCGAATCGATGAACGGCAGGAAGCCGAGATAGAGGGAGTTGTTCGCCGGGTCGAGCACCCGGGTGAACGAGAAGACGACGTCGTCGATCGTCACCGGGCTGCCGTCATGGAACGTGGCGCCGCTCCGGAGTGTCGCCTTCCAGGTCGTGTCGTCGACCTGGGTCGGCAGTGACGTGGCGAGAGCGGCGTAGGGCGTACGGGTGACGGGGTCGAGGTCGACGAGACCCTCGAGCACGTGCCAGTTGCCGGCCACGGTCAGCGCGGCCGAGGTGGTCATGGGGTCGAAGCCGGTCGAAAGAGGGTACGACATTCCGGCGGTGATGAGGCCGTCGGTCTTGACCGGGCCGGCCGACCCGCCGGCGGCACCGTTGGCCCCGGTTGTCGAGCCCGGGCCGGAACACGCCGCCAGTGCGGCGACGATGCCCATGGCGCCAACGGAGCCGATGAAGGCGCGGCGGCTGGTCTGCAGGTGGAGCACGTCTTTGAGCATGTTCTGCCTTTCGAGAGAATATCGGACATCAGATGTCCTAAGTCGATACACTGAAGCTAATACCTCACCGCACGAAAGGTCAAGCGCGAGATGGAATTCCCTACAACTCCTGCAGTCGAAGCGTTCACCGTCGAACCCGGCCATCGTCGCAACACGGTCACCGACCAGATCAAGAACTACATCCTGAAGAACGATCTGCGACCCGGCGACCTGATGCCCACCGAGACGGAGATCTGCGCAACGCTCGGCGTGAGCCGGTCGAGCGTTCGCGAGGCCATCCGCACCCTGCAGGCCCTTGACATCGTCGAGGTGCGCCACGGGTACGGCACCTATGTCGGCAACCTGTCGCTTGCGCCCCTCGTCGAAGGACTCGTCTTTCGCGGTGTCCTCAGCCCCGAGAACAACTTCGCCGCGCTCCGCGAGGTGGTCGAGGTCCGCGAGGCGCTCGATCTGGCGATGGCGCCGGCGATCGTTGCGGCGCTGAACGGATCGGCCGACTCCGTCCTCAAGGAACTGGTGGCCGTGATGGTCACGAAGTCCACGGCTGGCGAATCCTTCCCCGACGAGGACCTGGCGTTCCACTCCCGACTGCTGAGCTATCTCGACAACGCTCTCGTGGGTCAGCTCGTTGCGGCGTTCTGGGAGGTCAACACGGTCGTCTACCCCCTGCTCGGCCTCCCGCCTGCGGCAGACATGGACGAGACGGCGAAGGCCCACGGCGCCATGCTCGATGCCGCCCAGACCGGAGACCTCGAGGCCTACAAGAAGGCCGTCATCGACCACTACCAGCCCCTTCGTCGTGCTCTCGAGAAGGCGACCACGGTGCACTGAGGTCACCTGAAGGCGGCTCGGGCACTGGACATAGGATGTCTGATGTGGTTGGGTGGGCGGACCTTCAGTAGAAACGAGATCCCTCATGCTCGCAAATCTCAACGGCTGGCACGCCGTCGTCGTCATCGCCGTTCTCCTCCTGCTCTTCGGAGCAACGAAGCTGCCGGCGCTCGCCCGCAGCCTCGGGCAGTCGGCTCGAATCCTCAAAGACGAGGTCAAGCCAGAGCTCCGCACCCCCGCCTCCACCGATGACGTTTAGAGTCGCGGTCGTCGGCACCGGGGCCTTCGCCCGCGAGCACGTGCTCGCGCTGCAGGGAATCCCCGGCGTCACCATCACCCACGTCGCCGGCTCCGATCTCGGCCGAGCCTC
Above is a genomic segment from Subtercola boreus containing:
- a CDS encoding ABC transporter substrate-binding protein — protein: MLKDVLHLQTSRRAFIGSVGAMGIVAALAACSGPGSTTGANGAAGGSAGPVKTDGLITAGMSYPLSTGFDPMTTSAALTVAGNWHVLEGLVDLDPVTRTPYAALATSLPTQVDDTTWKATLRSGATFHDGSPVTIDDVVFSFTRVLDPANNSLYLGFLPFIDSVTAVDASTVQFKLKYAFSLFPTRISVVKIVPKALVTADQAAYDSLPVGSGPYKYVSATKDDKIVFERFDAYNGSRPALAAGMTWNLLSDASARVTAAQSGRVEAIEDVPYLDADGLAKTLTVDSVQSFGLLFMMFNCQVAPFDDKRVRQAFFYAIDMDKVINTALLGNATAATSFVPKDHPAYVEAKTVYSYDPAKAKQLLADAGVSNLAVTLLTTDTAWVKDVAPLIKESLDSVGIATTLDIGQSGGQYKKVDGGELQVMVAPGDPSVFGPDADLLLRWWFAGSVWPVSRYRWAGTPEFAEVTSLLNEAASATDDAAQKATWGQIYDIISENVPLYPLFHRKLPTAYDPAKVPGFKPLSITGLSFLDVGSTV
- a CDS encoding twin-arginine translocase TatA/TatE family subunit; the encoded protein is MLANLNGWHAVVVIAVLLLLFGATKLPALARSLGQSARILKDEVKPELRTPASTDDV
- a CDS encoding FadR/GntR family transcriptional regulator, whose translation is MEFPTTPAVEAFTVEPGHRRNTVTDQIKNYILKNDLRPGDLMPTETEICATLGVSRSSVREAIRTLQALDIVEVRHGYGTYVGNLSLAPLVEGLVFRGVLSPENNFAALREVVEVREALDLAMAPAIVAALNGSADSVLKELVAVMVTKSTAGESFPDEDLAFHSRLLSYLDNALVGQLVAAFWEVNTVVYPLLGLPPAADMDETAKAHGAMLDAAQTGDLEAYKKAVIDHYQPLRRALEKATTVH